tttagctaacattagatagttaatccagagattcttaccgaTTCGGCAGTCTAGTCCAGATCACCATggatggcatttgtagttctttatgatagccacattagcagctaattagcatttcatattGGGGGGttaaatacaggcgaatatattgataaatgtcaccttgtcctagagacatttacacagttatcaaaacatcacgccagggtaagccaacacaaaaaaaacataactTATTTTAGATTCTAAAATTcactatgggaaaaatgaatgatggaaaaacgattggaaccatttccttctttgaccgctaggttttatgggtattatgactcatactgtggtactctatacaCTCGTATCCACCGTGGACCGGTTCGTATAAAAAACATTGTCCGTTCAGACTGCAGAGGTGTCGATTTCCTCCTTAACTTGATTTAATAGtgactacatttttttttaaattctcacCAATAAATTAAGAAGTCGAGTTAAGGAGGAATATTAAATTAAGGAGGAAATCGACAGCTTTGCTGCCTAAGTGGAGAATTAATGTTTTATGTGCGAATCGGTCCATGAGGGATATGTGTGTAAAGCCGGCTGCATACATTCCCTTCGGACGGTAAAATGAAACGACTCAGTATCGCCATCTGCCGGCCTTTGGGATAGGTTGAAATGTTTAAACTTTCCTACCtaatttcttctttttttattaaACTTGTTGTGCTCATTGTAATGGTTTACTATTTAATTTCACAAATGCAGGAAACTACCAAAAGAAAGGAAACACCAATATAACGCGTCTTAATACTTAATAGTGTGTTGGGCCAACCCGAGCCACCAGAACAACTTCAATgctccttggcatagattctacaagtgtctggaaaaCTATCTGACActattcttccacgagaaattccataattgagtgttttgttggtggtggaaaacacccGCTGCTCCAGAATCTCTCATACGtcttcaattgggttgagatctgatgactgagatacacacacacacacacacacacacacacacacacacacacacacacacacacacacacacacacacacacacacacacacacacacacacacacaccctatgctCCTTTGCGACCCATCTTTCAAAGTCATTGAGATCTCTTCTAGCCACGGTAGCCAAAATAAAGGTCAACTGGGCATTTCTATACATGACCCTAAACTTcttttaattgcttaattaactcaggaaccacacctgtgtggaagtacCTGTATTCactatactttgtatccctcatttagtgtttcctttattttgtcagttacctgtagtgCTCCAGTATGTGAACTGCCTGTGAAGCAGAAGGTCGTGAGTGATATTGTGCACCCTACAGACCATTTCTTGATACTGCATGATCATCTACAGTACTGTCCAAAACAGGCAACAAATGACAATTATATTATTACACTATCAAGAGCATCATACTGCATTTCCACCACAATATAATAAAACATGTTAGCTTATTCACAGGAATTGTCATCGATTAGAATGACAAAGCAACGAGGAGACAACACATGGAGAAGAAAACCTACTTTGTGTTAAATATGGATCTCTTTTTGTGCTCTCTCTTTTATTTATAAAGCATATTTTGGTAATAATCCAAATATAATTTCGTATGATTATGATATTGACCATTAAAATATAACATTCATTTCCAGAAATACAATATTATCATTGGGCTGACAGACACGTGGCTAATGTTCAAGATAGGATATCAGTTGTGTGTAATGAACGTTAGCCTATTACATTAAGTTATTGTTATGAACTGAAGTGAATGTACTCTAAACGAATTATATGAAATATTAGCATCCTTTATATTAGCCTACTTGAATAGGTGTTTATCAAGTTTCTGTTATTTAATGAGGTCTCCcgagtcacagtcagacagaaagAATTAGCAGACAAAGCTTCACGAGTCCATTATAGTTAGATGTATTCTGGCCGTTATACTTAGATGTATTCTGGCCATAACAGTTACATGTATTCTGGCCATTACAGTTAGATGTATTCTGGCCATAACAGTTAGATGTATTCTGGCCGTTATAGTTAGATGTATTCTGGCCATAACAGTTAGATGTATTCTGGCCATAACAGTTAGATGTATTCTGGCCATTATAGTTAGATGTATTCTGGCCATAATAGTTAGATGTATTCTGGCCATTATAGTTAGATGTATTCTGTCCATTATAGTTAGATGTATTCTGGCCATAACAGTTAGATGTATTCTGGCCATTACAGTTAGATGTATTCTGGCCATTATAGTTAGATGTATTCTGGCCATTATAGTTAGATGTATTCTGTCCATTATAGTTAGATGTATTCTGGCCATAACAGTTAGATGTATTCTGGCCATTATAGTTAGATGTATTCTGGCCATAACAGTTAGATGTATTCTGGCCATTATAGTTAGATGTATTCTGGCCATAATAGTTAGATGTATTCTGGCCATTATAGTTAGATGTATTCTGGCCATTATAGTTAGATGTATTCTGGCCATAACAGTTAGATGTATTCTGGCCATAACAGTTAGATGTATTCTGGCCATTATAGTTAGATGTATTCTGGCCATTATAGTTAGATGTATTCTGGCCATTATAGTTAGATGTATTCTGGCCATAACAGATGTATTCTGGCCATAACAGTTAGATGTATTCTGGCCATAACAGTTAGATGTATTCTGGCCATAACAGTTAGATGTATTCTGGCCATAATAGTTAGATGTATTCTGGCCATAATAGTTAGATGTATTCTGGCCATTATAGTTAGATGTGTTCTGGCCATAATAGTTAGATGTATTCTGGCCATTATAGTTAGATGTATTCTGGCCATAACAGTTAGATGTATTCTGGCCATAACAGTTAGATGTATTCTGGCCATTATAGTTAGATGTATTCTGGCCATAATAGTTAGATGTATTCTGGCCATAACAGTTAGATGTATTCTGGCCATAACAGTTAGATGTATTCTGGCCATTATAGTTAGATGTATTCTGGCCATTATAGTTAGATGTATTCTGGCCATTATAGTTAGATGTATTCTGGCCATTATAGTTAGATGTATTCTGGCCATAATAGTTAGATGTGTTCTGGCCATAATAGTTAGATGTATTCTGGCCATTATAGTTAGATGTATTCTGGCCATAATAGTTAGATGTATTCTGGCTCTAGGGCTGGGAAGGTTAGTAGTTAGAATTGTGTTCTGCAGAGGTTTCACGCTAATTAGTCCAGTTCAATGGCTTTAAGCATGAGCGGTTGAACCCGTGACGGTCATGAGAATTCCTTTCCTCCCCTCACAGTTCTAACCCTTTCTCAAGTCAGAGATTTAAGTAAAGAAAAGTGAGACTGAGAACTTTTGGAAAAAGTGTTGGGAAGCAATTTAGAAGGACCGGACCCTTTCACAATCTAACTATCCACTTTAGGTAAGACTATgcttgtgttttatttttttaaaacgcAGACCAAACACTGACAGCCTTGATGCACAGGCCATTCAGTTATTCtattcaactatatatatatatatatatatatatatatatatatatatatatatatatatatatatatataaaaatgacaTTTTCTAAATGATCAATTGTCTCTGGATTTACAGAGCCTATGGCCTATATTATGCTTGATGGACTAAGATATTGATCCCGTTTCAAATCAATATAGTTGTATTAATTGCATTGCTACAAAGAAATAACactacagtgtatatatacatacagtatatgcataggCCTACAGAAGTCACATAAATGATCTCGTCTGATGTGTTAAAAATTGCTTTGAAATGGAGTGTGAAATACATGTGCACATTTCAGGGACAAATGCTGAATCTACCAGTCTCATACTTGACCAATGGTTCACAGTATGTAATTGATGTTGCTATTAACATGTAATAACCATATCCTACAGTTTATAACCCAACGGTATTCCTCAGGTGTAGTCACTGGATGGTTCAAAGAGATGCCTCACGGTGACTTCAATGTTTATTTTGCAAGCAGAGGAGGACCCCATGTCAGGACCGAAGAGTTAGTGCATTATTATATTTTTACGATGACAATATCAGACTGTTGACTCTATTTATGGGCAGGCCTGATAGAAATTCAGAACTTTATTAGATTTTTTATAGCTTTTGTTATGCTGCATCTCAATCTTAATTTATAATTTGGTGAAGAAAGTATTATTCATTTAGTGTTTTCTTTTCTTTGTGTGCCACAGGGCAGCAGGCATAGCTCTGTTGGTCTTCATACTTGCAGCCCTTCTCATCCTCGGATGCTGGTATTTTAGGAGGAGATGCGGGTACAAAATGATTAGGGTAAGATTAGTCCAGCACTTGCATGGTCAAGGGTGCATATTTCAATAGTCTTAATAAATGGCTTCCTCTCTACTTTCCTTAATCTGTGGTGATCTGAAGAGAATAGGCTTAGGCTTTCACCCGGACAGTTATTTCCGATGATTATATGTCTATGATTCTCCTCAGTTAAGATAAAGGAGGATACAAAGAGGGATAGCTGCATTAATGCACATCAACTTGGCAATGGGTTTAGGGGAGCTCCCACCACACTGGTTCCTTTAGAACAGATCTGAAAACTCAGAAGAAGAAAAGTGTATGTATGGGTTGCTTTCCCAGTGAACACAAGACGTTGAAAATACTTCTTTTTAACGTCTTTTCAACCAAAAAGACAATGTTTTCATGTGTTTTGCTCATAGGTTTTCGACAGGGCTTATACCTCCTGTTCCCCTGTTGTTTTCTTTTCCTCTCGTGTTATTCTCCCCACAGAGCCCGAGATCAGGGTCCCTGCCAGGATTCAGTGGAGGACAGTTCAACGAGGGAGGAGCCACAGCAGAAAACAAGATGGGCCTCAGTGACCTCCGACCTTTGGTAAAACACCGGATGTACTGGGGGGGAAGCAATGGTGGTCAGGGCCAGTATtaataaagcatctcagagtaggactgCTGCTCTAGGATCAGTTTTTGCCTAGTAGATCATactgaataagattacatggagagacgggccctgatcctagatcagcactcatctAAGGCGCTTTATGAAAATGGGCCCAGAGCTCTCTTTTTTCAGAGTATTTGATAAGTTTTATTGAATGAAGGTGTTTTTTGTGAGGTTTAAATCTCTATAGAAACTTAGAGAAGTGTGGAGAGAATTTGTTTATGCCAAAGTAGTGGTGGAACCGATCCCATGATGCAGACATGGGCAGTTATGCGCTGGAAGGCAATGGTGTGACCAACCCCAGGCCACGATCGTTCTCTTGTCATAGGATACTGCATTCCTCTGACTATACAGACAACAACACAAGCATGAAGGAAGGACCTATTGTTCAACTCTCCATTACTCTTCTGAGAATGAAAAGGGCAATAAAGCCAAAGGTCATGTGAGCTGCCTGATGCAATATGACTGGTGGCGGTTCAGTCTGAGATTGTCAccagaccagtcaggaggagatTATGATCTGGAATTCATAGGGGTGTTAGGAAGGGGAGGTTTGGATCAGAGTGGTGGGGGATGGGTGATGTGTGTGATATTCTACTGGAAAAGGTTAGCCTTTCTTTGTTCAGAGGAAAACATTTTGACTTGAGGGCTTTTTCCACGACTGAGACgaaccaagctgtactgagctgTCCGATGCATCCTTCATAGTTGCTGAAATCATTCCGAAAAGGACGATGTgaaaagaaaataagaaaatattCAGAGACTGCAGTTGAAAACTAGCCAGCTGGCTAGAAATTGCATTTTTACAGTAATGTTGACTACTGTGCAATGTACCTGTAAAACTAAATGTCATAACGTAAGCGAGCTCAGTTTGGTTTGGCCCAGCCCAATAGTGTGAAAATGGAAATAGTATTTCAATCATCAAAGAGTGGCTTATCCTGCTTGTTTTCTAAATGGTGTGTGTTTGACTTGATGTGTTTCAGGTTCCCAATGCCCCTCCTGCATATGAGACGATATCATCAGGACCCCTACCTCCTCCCTACTCCCCCTAATAACAGTCCTCTGTGGATAACCAAAAAGATGAAaactatttacatttacgtcatttagcagacgttcttatccagagcgacttacaaattggtgcattcaccttatgatatgaaCTTAATGTGTTGTCTTATTTAAACTCTATATCAATGAAGAAAAAGCTTTTGATGAAAATACTATTAGCACTCTATATTTACAATTACACGATTTACCATATTTTACTCGTTATTTTTTTCCTatcttgtatttttttttgtttttgtggaTTTCTCCAAAACTTGTTTTGTGTGTTATGTGTTCCTCAAGGTTATATTTCTGAAGGTTGCTCGGCAAACAAGACCCTTCTATCAATACTTGAATAAGAGTATATTAATCGATTACAACAAAGTCGTACTTAGGAAATTGCTTGTTCATTTAAGATAaccaacgtaaaaaaaaaaaaagtatatctgCAATTGAGAATCCATAGTAATTTAAAGACAACCGCCGGCTTGATCGTTGGCTTATTATTTCAACATGTACTTATGAAAGGATTTGAAAAATGATGGAATGGTTATCCCCTATAAAATTCTGCAGACACATTACAATAAAAATATAAAGTTTACCAAGGGTCTAATTCAAATTAACACCACAAAACCCTCTATGGAGGACATtattttcaagcagaaatgtccACAGTCATGCAATGAAAATGTACCAACTaaatactttgaaaaatctatatggtaggaaaaataaataaatgtaaaaatatatatatatatatatatatatatgggcttCAACATTTCAATAAATCATTTAGAAGTTGCATTTCAATCATGTGAAATACCAGTTTATTTTCCAAATAGTTGATGGAAATAAGACTGATCCAATGTAATAAAATGTAGACACCGACATGCCTCTTGAGTAGGCAACACATCAGAAGAACGTATATAACAGGTCAGAGGGAAAGACCTAAGAGTGTGGTAAACAGAATAAAAACAAGTGTAGTTCCAATCTAAGGAATTCAATTGATATCATTTCAAAATGATAATTAATGTCAATGAAACGCATTACAATCACATTCAAATCCATTTGTCTACCCTTCAAACCAAGCAATATACAACATATTTATTACTGGCCGAGAAAAAGTTTCAAAAAAGAAGTCCAAATTGATCTTGAAACTTTGAGAAGGAAACCCTAAAATGCTGTTTGCTTTAAGAAATAGAAAACCCATCAAAAATACACTGCCACCTACATTTCTTGAGCAAACTGTTTGAGTCAGCTATAGAGGTTTATCTAGTGtcgcttaaagctgcaatatgtcactttttgggtgacctgaccaaattcacatagaaatgcattatagatctgtcattcttattgaaagcaagtctaagaagcggtagatctgttccatGTGCGCTCTCTCTATGCCTCCCGTTcctaagttttgtttttgcgtcaaacagctgaaaatacaatatttttagtTATGGAAAagtatttcacagcagtttagatgatacaatgattctctacactatacttgcttgttttgccaCAAACTCAAACTAggggaactattagaattttagcaaccaggaaatggcagagccatttctgcatagtgcatctttaaacaCACTTAGATATGCAAAGTAAAAATACAGCTCAACCAGGCAGTTTCTCAACCGACTACCACCTTCTACCAAAAATATTCTAGAATGTTGTAGATATTCTAGAGGCGGTCCAGAACACAAAGTTTGCTGGAATATGTGTCTTCTTCATCACATACAATGGTACTGGCTTTCAGTCTTTCAGTTGATAGGGCCACTTCTGTCAGTCTGGGTAGGCATCCAGGGATTGTCAGTATTTACAGGAGGCAGGGGCAGCACTCTCCCAGTGGATTTCGGAGTTAGACTCAACGTAGCCAAAGGCTTGTTAGCCATCTCTGGCAGGCCTGTGTTGGCGGTAGGGCCTCTAACCGTGTTTAAAACAGCACCATCAGGACTCACTAGTAGCTTGGTGGTGGGGCTGGTTGTTTGCACTGCTGATGCAGGCATCTGTGAAGCCTGCAAAGGGCACTTGCCTAGGCCCAGTATCTGCTGCTGCCAAGGATTGGATAAAACAATGGGCATGCGGATAGTCTCTGCCGACATCACCGTCCTGACAGGTTGAGCAGGTGTCATGATTACAGTGCTGTTGGATGGAGGCACAGTTGCCACAGGAGATGTTTTGCTACCGAAGGCACCCCCAAGGGGCGGTACAGTCACCACAGGTAGAGACTGCATCCTGGAGAAGGTGCTCCAGATCGGCGGAACAGCTACCGTCGGTAGGACCTGCATCCGTGTGGAGACCGCTCCCATAGTTTGCACGAATGACGTTATCTGCTGTGTTGTGAGTGGTGCATAGTTGATGCCAAGTCCCGTGTTCAAAGGGAGCTGCTTTGTTGGGCTCTGTAGAACTTCTGCTGTTTGAGCTGCGCTGGAACTTGCTGGCACGGAGGAAAGTGACAAGCCGCCCATCCCTTCCGGTTGAGTTAAAGGTGGAGCTGCCACCACATTAGCTAGGCCAGTAAGTATGGTGGCCGGAGCAGGGAGCCGGTGTAAAACTGGTGGAGAACcgttggtggtggtgctggtgaccGATAGTGGAGCTCGAATCTCCATCGTCTGGCGAGGGACAGTGAAAGAGACCGGGAGATAGGGTCCAACTTTCTCAGCGGACGGCGCTGCAAGGGTTAGTGATCTAAGTGCTGCTTGTTGAGGCTGGTGCGTCCTTGGTTGTGTGGCCATTCTGGGGCCTTGTGCAGGTGTGGGTAGCCCAGGTAACGTTGGCCCTCGAGGGACACCGGTCGTTGGGCTCGCTCCCCTGGGACTAGGAGCTGCCACAGGCACTGCAGGGCTGGATATTATGAGGACATGCTGGCCAGGCCCAAGGCCTTGAGGGGGAACAACAAAACGGGTGTTGTTGAGCAGAATCTGTGTGCCGCCTGCAAGCGGTGCAGGGGTGTTAATGACAATCTTCTGTTGCAcagttgtggtggtggtgctggtgacaGGATTGGTATTACCAGCCGGCCGCACTGCAGTGGACTGCTGAGTTGATCTAGTGGCAATTGGAGACTGTGGAGTACTTATTTGAGGAGGTGTGGTGACCCCGCTTACACAGTGAGAGTGGTGAGACTGAGAAACCTGGGCCGGTGGTGTGAGAGGGGATGTTTTGACAAGGCCTAGCGGTGTAGTGACCGGCACTGGTAGTTGTGGGTTGCTGGTGATTAAACCTCTGATTATCGAAGACCGTGGTTGCCCAGTTACCTTGCTAAGATTGGGGATCACAGAGGACGAAGGGATGCCTTGTAGTTGAGATCCAGTCAGGCGTGTGGAAGAGGGCAAATGTGCAGTGCTAGTGATAAGGTGAGACGACGTGGTTGTAAGAAGTGCAGCCTGTGTGCCAGACACAGATGTGCTTTTTAAAGTAGATTGTGCAAGTGCACTTTCCTGTTGTGGTAGCCTTATCGGAGATCCTGGAAGCAGATTGATGCGCTGGACCTTATTCAAGGCTCCGAAGTTTGCACTGCTGATAGCTTGACCAAAGTTGAGTCCGATCTTCATTGCTTCATTGGGTATTGACGTGGTCAGGGATTGTGCCCCAGACACTGAAACATGTCTTGGAATGCTACTTGTTGCGTGGGATGCCTGGGCTGGTGATTGGCTGATGAACATCAACCTTTGCCCTGGAAGAGCGGAGGGAGCTGTAGTGGAAGTGACTTTGGTTGCAGCCATAGAAGTGACGTTGGACGAGGGAGAGACCAGGATGAACTTAGTGAATGGGGACCTCTCATCTGGACATACCCTTTTCAAAACAGGTTTAgtgacacactggaccagagatgtCTGGGTGGCGCCTGCTGGGTTACCAGGTACAGTGACGATGCTTTTAGGTAGCTGTGAGTTCACAGCAACTGTAGATGAGACGTTGCAGCCCTGGTTTACAGCAACGGTAACAGCAGAGCCCACTGTCTGACCTGTGGCCTGAATGCCAGCAGTGATCGAAGACTGGCGTGCAGTTGTTGAACTCGTGACAGTTGAAGACCGTAATGGTGACGGTCTTGATTGCACCTGGGCTACAGTCGCGCTTGTGACCACTGGGACCGTGGGGGCAGCAGGGGGAGAGGTCTTGGACACCAGGAAGGCTTTGAACTGTGGAGAGATGATGACGGGACTGGCAGGTAACAAACCAGATGTACTCTGATCGGACATTTGCACCTTGACTACTCCAGTGTTGCCCCCCCTAGTGGTGACTAGGATGGACTGCGAGTCCCTTATACACACGGTCTTCAGCTCTTGTTTAGGGACCGGAGGTTTACTGGGATCAGTAAAAGCTGTGCTAGTGGGGTTGGATGGTGATCTATTTGGTATAACATTTTGGGTAGTGCTACTCACTCTCGGACCAGGGAGTTGGACAACCTTGTAGCCTGTTGTAAGAGAGGTTGTCTGCAACCTAGAGGAGTTGGTAGGAGAGGGCGTAGCTCCCTTTAGCGGTGCCACTTGTTGTATGGGGATCCGGTTGTCATGACTTTGAGGCATGGTGAATCCAGAGCTTTGTGACAGTGTAGTGGACGCTTTGGAAGCTGGGACCTGGATTGTCCTTGGTTGCTGGGGGTGACTCTGACCCTCTGACTTTTGAATGAGCAAGTTCGAAGGAAGGATGACCACTTGCTGCATTAGCTTATCCCCCGTTTTCTGGTCCAGGATTGGCTGCACTGCGATTTTCATAGGGCTTCCAGCTTTTCTGACCAGACCCATGCCCTCGGGCATCTTGTAGACAACCTGTACAGGGGTCTTTGGTATGGGCGTGGTATGGGAcatctgtgtgtgtttaggtgtgggTGTTGTTGGTTGCGGTAACTGTTGAGAGCTTTGTGGTAAAAAATGTTTAAGTTTGGTAGCTTGCAGGGAAGAAGCACAGGCTAAGCTATGCCCCTGACCAACATGGCTGATAACACCTGGCTGATGATGAATTAAAGTAACTTTATTACCAACATTCTTAGCCAGCAGGGTATATAGCTGAATGGGTTTGTGAGTCCTTTGGACACCAGCCATCGGAGTAGTTATAACCACTGGGCTTGTTTCTCCAACCTGCTGTGCTGCTGGATTCGCTTCCCTGGATCTGTTTTCCACTTCAGCTTCAGGGGAAGTCGTCAGTTCGTCACTGTTGATCCTGCCTCTCTTAATGAGGCTTGAGTTCTCATCTAAATCACTCTGCAGACGCTTCAAGCCCCGAGTGGAAGGCCTGTGCTCGTTCAAGGTCAACATCTCTTGTCTGGTTACCACAGTGAAGCTGCCTCTCAACGCCTCTGTTCCATACTGCCCTGAGTCCTCTGAAAAAAAGACACACATTCAATGTATTTCAACTTGACTGTCAACTGACAATGATTTTACTGATACAAATCGTTTGTGATTTCAATGCAATTTATAATAAATAGCCTACACATGATATGCTTTTCCATAATGTCTTACTGCACTTCACCCACTAATAAAACACAAGTTACCTCCCGCCCACAGCATCCTCTGATCAGCCTGATCCTGCTGTTCCTCCTCTTcagtcagtctggtgttttcagTGAACGAGGTGCTTCTATCCACATCCTCTCTGACAAAGTTGTCATAGTCAGGGTGCTTTTTGAAGTCGTCAAAATCCCTTTTCAAACGTAGCCTGTGGGGAAAGATTACGTCAAAATTATAAATAAAAGCCATCGAGGAGTCAATGACGTGTTATGCTAGACAGGTTTTGTAAACATAGTTTTGTGATATTATAACCGCCTTCAGGCGAGTGGT
The DNA window shown above is from Salmo salar chromosome ssa13, Ssal_v3.1, whole genome shotgun sequence and carries:
- the LOC106568436 gene encoding uncharacterized protein KIAA2026 isoform X1 codes for the protein MKVQTETFNPPKVPQNDTGEKQDLSDKKDGHNSHLFFLNRDCQNELGSGSQNVHIVSSLDSKWHSTERSSLVTKGGLSNGTSLENVYVLSHSSSMSNPALRHDGVPEISNELSLSEVCIPTTVTVEEDLSYELQQAYRIFNGFLLEKHKGIMTPFLHPIGLEKHTDRVRGHIKKSMCFRRMEEKFVSREYETITEFVADFRLMLENCYRHHGIDHWISKQAQKLEIMLEQKLTLLSRTLREKTTLAVTSKGRLGTEDERGPVGTSARRRTVPRSLATITVGGNESIMIQALRLEEQQRVKEEKRQRELDKKEAEETSAKEVEEWERSLLSQANQTPLKTMWELPAIGHFLCLAQAALNLPEIVFFELERCLLMPRCSIFLSKIMSSLLCPPQRRGTLHRRPALTYCRWESELRQRVQGWYYAMGTAEDQGWMAEQLGLSHQFFRTVGVVSPLEENPFHLVPFIQRVWLLKGLCDNVYETQKDVQDAVLGQPIHECRESILGYDGNENAYIHFPHFCGADLRIYCQSVSMPSDFPLPAVWVKRVEPDEGLSEDSDNQKDSEHLVSMEESSEEKPSSDRRSGGRVKGDMCRGGTGQFHTWGVEDEEDCKPTNQNKLTGSTGPSSPIKDFVGRGIVKEEPQELEYRPNRRQVKQEEGSDVSSGSCEPRLSVGEHCYTGKSPARPARATDTSRPGVTVPMRLNDVHVKVDRNKLTEGRRCCPKCFTKMGTKSQDIHRCYCATDKKSTTSPSGAGHPRKVNVTKNRMDRIRVKKTKRKKARELGELHAAGGQRRPDRSPLCKAKAAKSTVRRAATALKKKDKRKKRKMGRKLKSRKLASKKKPQLPVQPAFRLVCTSLEELRELISRTEDELDELESTKKRSVRKGRWCFRKEAVKDLHITLIRLLNELSPWEPKLVKAFHRNRLRLKRDFDDFKKHPDYDNFVREDVDRSTSFTENTRLTEEEEQQDQADQRMLWAGEDSGQYGTEALRGSFTVVTRQEMLTLNEHRPSTRGLKRLQSDLDENSSLIKRGRINSDELTTSPEAEVENRSREANPAAQQVGETSPVVITTPMAGVQRTHKPIQLYTLLAKNVGNKVTLIHHQPGVISHVGQGHSLACASSLQATKLKHFLPQSSQQLPQPTTPTPKHTQMSHTTPIPKTPVQVVYKMPEGMGLVRKAGSPMKIAVQPILDQKTGDKLMQQVVILPSNLLIQKSEGQSHPQQPRTIQVPASKASTTLSQSSGFTMPQSHDNRIPIQQVAPLKGATPSPTNSSRLQTTSLTTGYKVVQLPGPRVSSTTQNVIPNRSPSNPTSTAFTDPSKPPVPKQELKTVCIRDSQSILVTTRGGNTGVVKVQMSDQSTSGLLPASPVIISPQFKAFLVSKTSPPAAPTVPVVTSATVAQVQSRPSPLRSSTVTSSTTARQSSITAGIQATGQTVGSAVTVAVNQGCNVSSTVAVNSQLPKSIVTVPGNPAGATQTSLVQCVTKPVLKRVCPDERSPFTKFILVSPSSNVTSMAATKVTSTTAPSALPGQRLMFISQSPAQASHATSSIPRHVSVSGAQSLTTSIPNEAMKIGLNFGQAISSANFGALNKVQRINLLPGSPIRLPQQESALAQSTLKSTSVSGTQAALLTTTSSHLITSTAHLPSSTRLTGSQLQGIPSSSVIPNLSKVTGQPRSSIIRGLITSNPQLPVPVTTPLGLVKTSPLTPPAQVSQSHHSHCVSGVTTPPQISTPQSPIATRSTQQSTAVRPAGNTNPVTSTTTTTVQQKIVINTPAPLAGGTQILLNNTRFVVPPQGLGPGQHVLIISSPAVPVAAPSPRGASPTTGVPRGPTLPGLPTPAQGPRMATQPRTHQPQQAALRSLTLAAPSAEKVGPYLPVSFTVPRQTMEIRAPLSVTSTTTNGSPPVLHRLPAPATILTGLANVVAAPPLTQPEGMGGLSLSSVPASSSAAQTAEVLQSPTKQLPLNTGLGINYAPLTTQQITSFVQTMGAVSTRMQVLPTVAVPPIWSTFSRMQSLPVVTVPPLGGAFGSKTSPVATVPPSNSTVIMTPAQPVRTVMSAETIRMPIVLSNPWQQQILGLGKCPLQASQMPASAVQTTSPTTKLLVSPDGAVLNTVRGPTANTGLPEMANKPLATLSLTPKSTGRVLPLPPVNTDNPWMPTQTDRSGPIN